In one Acetomicrobium sp. S15 = DSM 107314 genomic region, the following are encoded:
- a CDS encoding acetyl-CoA hydrolase/transferase family protein, with translation MGELSCDVESRVRNASLRSRIMSPQEAAKIVKDGMCVGCSGFTPSGYPKAVPLAVAERVRKGERLQITLWTGASVGPELDGELTEAGAILRRFPYQTEERIRKAINEGRVSFQDLHLSMTAQNMRYGFYGNMDLAIVEAVAVTEEGHLIPSTSVGNSPTFVKKAKEVIVEINLTQPLELEGLHDIHIPDDPPNRKPIPIVKVGDRVGTPYIECGTDKIAAIVFCDIPDKQRPLSSIDETSGRMAQNLLDLLDLEVKAARLPKKLLPLQSGVGSVANAVMAGLMEWPADGLLVYTEVIQDSVLDLFDAGKLDFASGTSFTPSPQGAQRLYSNLTGYRNKVLLRPQEISNHPEVIRRLGVISMNTAIEVDIYGHVNSTMVSGTRMMNGIGGSGDFARNAYLSIFLCPSTAKGDAVSRVVPFCSHVDHTEHDVDVVVTEYGVADLRGLSPRERARQIVEKCAHPDYRPLLEDYMRRAESKGGHEPHLLDECFSKRLREK, from the coding sequence ATGGGTGAGCTGAGCTGCGATGTTGAGTCAAGAGTCCGCAATGCGTCTTTGCGTTCTCGCATTATGTCTCCTCAAGAAGCTGCCAAAATTGTAAAGGATGGCATGTGTGTAGGGTGTAGCGGGTTTACCCCATCCGGCTATCCTAAAGCTGTGCCGCTGGCCGTGGCAGAGAGGGTGCGCAAGGGAGAAAGACTGCAAATAACCCTCTGGACCGGAGCTTCCGTGGGGCCGGAACTCGACGGAGAGCTCACTGAAGCTGGGGCCATACTCAGACGCTTTCCGTATCAGACCGAAGAGCGGATAAGGAAGGCCATCAACGAGGGCAGAGTGTCGTTCCAAGACCTCCATCTCTCCATGACTGCCCAAAATATGCGATACGGCTTCTACGGCAATATGGATTTGGCCATCGTCGAAGCTGTGGCCGTAACCGAAGAAGGTCATCTCATTCCGTCCACATCCGTCGGCAACTCTCCTACCTTTGTCAAGAAAGCAAAAGAAGTGATTGTGGAGATCAATCTCACCCAGCCATTGGAGCTCGAAGGGTTACACGATATCCACATCCCGGATGACCCGCCAAACAGAAAACCCATACCGATCGTAAAGGTGGGCGATCGCGTGGGTACGCCGTACATAGAGTGCGGTACGGACAAAATTGCAGCTATAGTATTCTGCGATATACCCGACAAACAACGCCCTCTATCTTCTATAGACGAGACGAGCGGGCGAATGGCCCAAAATTTGTTAGACCTTTTAGATTTGGAAGTAAAGGCAGCTCGATTGCCCAAAAAACTCTTACCCTTGCAATCGGGAGTCGGAAGCGTCGCTAATGCCGTGATGGCAGGGCTTATGGAATGGCCTGCTGACGGCCTTTTGGTTTACACAGAGGTCATTCAGGATTCTGTTTTGGATCTATTCGATGCTGGGAAGTTAGATTTCGCCTCGGGAACGTCTTTCACCCCGAGCCCTCAAGGAGCTCAGAGGCTTTATTCCAACCTCACAGGATACAGAAACAAGGTGCTGCTGCGACCTCAAGAGATAAGCAATCACCCCGAGGTCATAAGGCGATTGGGGGTCATCTCGATGAACACGGCCATAGAGGTGGATATATACGGTCATGTCAATTCCACCATGGTGTCTGGCACTCGGATGATGAACGGCATCGGCGGCTCCGGCGACTTTGCCAGAAACGCGTATCTTTCCATTTTTCTCTGTCCCTCTACGGCAAAAGGCGATGCCGTTTCCAGGGTTGTTCCGTTCTGCTCTCATGTGGACCACACGGAACACGATGTGGATGTAGTGGTGACGGAGTATGGTGTAGCTGACCTGCGAGGGCTCTCTCCTCGCGAGCGTGCCCGCCAGATTGTAGAAAAGTGCGCTCACCCGGACTACAGACCGCTCTTAGAAGATTACATGCGAAGGGCTGAATCCAAGGGAGGCCACGAGCCTCACCTCTTAGACGAATGTTTCTCTAAGCGCCTTCGCGAGAAGTAG